In Atribacterota bacterium, the genomic stretch AATTCTTTATTTATAATAAACTTTTAAAGCTCTATTAAATCTGCAGTATAATATTAAATGAATTTTACAAGAAAATATATTTTAATGTTCAAGAAACATAAATCATAAATAGATAAAAATAGTAGGGGTAGATTTTATTTAAAATTATTCTACCCCTACTATTCTCAGATATTTTCTTAGATAATTTCAATTTCTACATGCTCATTTTTTTCTTCATCATATACATCGCAAATTTTTCCATAAAATTCAGAATCGTTCATAGCTGTATTAAGTTCTTCCATATCAAAGGGAATATCTTTCCCCCCGATTTTAACTGTATCACTGCCCATTTTGTTGGCAATATTGATTCCCCACTTAACCAGGCTAAAAGGAACTTTAATATTTACTTTTGGCTGATTGTCTTTGGTTACATTAATCTTAAAAAATCGTTTTTGCTTGCTGGCAGGAAGGTTTTCACTCTCATTTTCTGTTGCTTTTAGAGCGTCAATCAGATTTATTGCTTCCTCATGAGTAATTTTACCTTCTTTTAACATTTCCATTACCTGTTTAATCTCTTCTTTCATTTAATTTTCTCCTTATAATATAAAAAATTTATTGAAGAGTATGTAATAAATTAACTGCTTCATCTGCAGATATTTCCCCATTCTTAAGGGCATCTAAAATCTCAGTTCTGGAAGGGGTTTGCATCTCATTAGTCAAGCCAAGTGCTGTTAATAATTTATCTAACTTATTTTTTACAGTAGGATAAGAAATACCTATTCTTTCCTGAACTTCCTTTATATTTCCACGTGAGCGAAGAAAGGTTATCAGGAATTCGCGATCCTCTTCAGAAAGAGACATCAGTTTATTAATGGGAAAATTTCCCTGTACCGTTGTATTGCATTTAATACATTTTAATTCTGTAATATTCATCCTTGCATTGCAAGAAGGACAATTTGTCGGGATGTTAACCAAATGGATTACCTCCTATGAATATAATTTGATAAATATGTATTCTTATATTCATAATTATAATTAGAAAATAAATAATGTCAATATATAAATAAAAAATATTAATATATAAATAAATAATATTTACAAATTGATGATATTAATCAATATTATATTAATAATACTTGGATTATGAATATCTTAATATAAGATGTAATGAGATTTAATAATTGACAAATTTTAACCAGATGTTATCATATAGCAATAAAGCTATTTACTCAGGGAGAATTTATTATGGAGAGACTATCCAGGATTTATGACATGTTATCAGATAAGAACAGGCTAAGGATTTTAAAGCTATTGGAATATAAGCCAATGTGTGTCTGTGAATTAACTTATGTTCTTGGTATTCGCCAGCCTAGTGTTTCAAGACATCTTAGGAAGCTGAAAGAAACAGGATTGATTGATAGTCGGCAGGAGGGTCTTTGGAGTGAATATTATATTGATAACAGTGGAGATGAGTACAGCAGAATACTTATGAATATTTTAAGAGGATGGATAAATAATGACCCGGTGGTTGTTGAAGATATTAAAAAGGCAACACAATCATGTCGGGAAGTTCTTTGTACTAATCAAAAAAACACTAATCCTGTATAATATTGCAGATAGAATAGTTGTCATAATGTCATTCATTGTTTTAATAAAAAATGATTTAATTGCCTGGATGATAGTTTACAAATTAAGGAGATAAAGATGAATGGAAAAGTTTTAGCAGTCTGTTTAAGTAAAGAAAAAGGTACAACAAAAAAGCAGATTAAGTCCGGAACATTTTTAGAAGAATATGGACTACAGGGTGATGCTCATTCGGGAAATTGGCATCGTCAGGTCAGCCTGCTGGGGATTGAAAGTATTAACAAGATAAAAGCCAAAGGTTTTAATATAAAATTTGGAGATTTTGCAGAAAATA encodes the following:
- a CDS encoding metalloregulator ArsR/SmtB family transcription factor produces the protein MERLSRIYDMLSDKNRLRILKLLEYKPMCVCELTYVLGIRQPSVSRHLRKLKETGLIDSRQEGLWSEYYIDNSGDEYSRILMNILRGWINNDPVVVEDIKKATQSCREVLCTNQKNTNPV
- a CDS encoding DUF2089 domain-containing protein translates to MVNIPTNCPSCNARMNITELKCIKCNTTVQGNFPINKLMSLSEEDREFLITFLRSRGNIKEVQERIGISYPTVKNKLDKLLTALGLTNEMQTPSRTEILDALKNGEISADEAVNLLHTLQ